TTTTTATGAGCTCACTTTGTTCGCTCAGTGATTTTATTTTAAATGATTGCTTTTCGTGTGACGACTGCTACGCCTTCTGGTGCCCAGACAGCGACTTTTGCCCTTCCTGTTACGCGGATCCAGCCTAGGCCTGAGATGACCAGGTCTGTCTTGTCCTTAATGGTAAATACATGCTGGACTAATTTTGGGAAATCTTCTTTTTCCTTGCTATTTGGTGGCGTTAAAAGGGTTCCGAGGTGCTTGTCGTAAAGGGCACTCGCTCCTTCGAGCTTGGTACGGTGGAGTTTTAGTTCATTGTCAAAGAAGGCTGTAAAACCTTGCTTTTCTCCTGCAATAAAGTCAAAGCGTCCGAGACCACCTAGAAACAGGGTTTGTTCAGGATTGAGCTGATAGGTTTTGGGCTTGATTTCCTTTTTAGGACTGACATACTTGAGGTTTTTTGCCGTCAAGTAGTGGGCCATCTGGTGACGGTGGATAATTCCCGGTGTATCGTAGATATAAGATCCGTCGTCAAGCGGAATCTCAATCTTGTCCAAGGTTGTCCCTGGGAAGCGCGAAGTCGTGATGACATTCTGGTCACCCGTTATTTCTTGGATAATGGCATTGATGAGGGTTGATTTTCCAACGTTGGTCACACCGACCACATAGACGTCACGACCCTTTCGGTAGTGTTCAATCTTGTCAATGACTTCCTTGATGGCATGCTTGTTTTGTGCCGAAGTCAGGACGACATCCACAGGGCGAAGACCTTCTTCGTGGGCACGTTCCATGAGCCATTGGCTAATCTTGCCCGGTTTAACAGACTTGGGCAGGATATCTTTTTTATTTCCAACCAAGAGGACATCATTACCCGATACAAAGCGTGGCAAGCCTGGGATGACAGAACCATTAAAGTCAAAAATATCAATGACATTGACCACCAAGGCATCACTGTCCCCCACCTCGTGCAAGAGCTTGAGGAAATCATCGTCCGTCAACTGGACATCTGTGATTTCATTGTAATGACGGAGACGGAAACAGCGTTGGCAATAGACTTCGCCTGTCTCCAATCCTTTTTCGAGTGCCGACTGGGGAGTAAATCCAAGACCAGCCTTGTCTGTCGTCTGAATGGTTGCTCCACAACCAATACAGAGAATTTCTTCCATAGTTAGATTCCTTTTTTATATGTAATCGGTCCGTACTTTTCAGTAATTTGCTTCATGACACGGCGCTCGCGAGCTCGGTTAATCTGCGTCTTGATAGAGTCGTGTTGGACCAAGGGTTTGACTAAGATTGAGCGAATGCCTGCACGATGGGCTGCGCGAATATCTGTCATGAGCTGGTCGCCGACCATGACCACTTCATTTTTCTCATAGTGGAATTCCTTCATGGCACGGTCTATTCCAAAGGTGAAAGGCTTTAAAGCCCAATAAACATAATCAATTCCAAATTTCTCAACTGCGCGTTGGACCCGTTTTTTGGTATTATTTGATACCACGATGATGCGAATACCTGCATCCCGAAGGTCATGTAGCCACTGTTTCATCTCTGGCGTCCCATCAGGGTTGTTCCAAGCAATGAGGGTATTGTCCAGATCGACCAAAACAGCCTTGATACCCTGCGCTTGCAGGCTTGGGACTGTCAGATCATAGACTGCTTCCACAGCAAAGTCTGGCATGTAATTTTCAATCGCCATTCTGGCTCCTTTTCCTTTTAATTTCTAGCAATATTCTTTAAACATTGGGCTAAGACTACCCATAAAATGAGACTAGCTATCAAAATATAAATCCAAGCATTTGGTTCATCTGCAAACGGTAAGGGAACATTCATTCCGAAGAATCCTGTAATAACCGCAAGGATAGCTAGCAAGACTGAGATAATTGTCAAAGTTGTCAAATTATCATTTAGATTATTATTTAGGATGTTGTTGTAAGAGGATGAGAGTTGTTGCAAAACTTGAGAAATCAAGTCTGTCATCGAAACCAACTGATGGGCTTCAATCATGGCATCGTCAAACTGCTCTCTTTCTACCTCATCAAAATTGCGATAAAGAGCATGCCCTTGGATATGTTCTAAGAGGAGACGATTTTGTTTGGCAGCTGCTGTCAGGTAAACCATACCAGTTTCCAAGTCAGAGAGGGCAAAAAGATTTTTTTTAGTTGTTTTTTGACGAAGAAGTGCACTGATTTCATCCTTACTTTTATCCATTTCTTCAATAACCGGATAATAAGCATTGCTAATAATCTCTAAACTGGCAAAAAGAAATTTGTAGATTGAAACAACTTCATGGCTTTCAAGGTAGGTTGCCATACGTTTAATCACATAACTATTCTTGTGATTGCTAATTGTGATCAGCCGTTGTTTTTCAACGATAAAGGTCATCGGAATCGCTTCATAATATTCTTTGTCTTTTTCTAAATCAAGAACATTATAAATGAAGGTTACCGTTCCCGTTTCACGGTGATAGTCCATGTGGGCACGCTCATTTCTATCCAGAGCATACTCGATAGTTTCCTTGTCCAATCCATAGACATCCGAAAGGTCTTCCATGTTTTTAATTTTGTCCACATCAAGGTCTATCCACGTACAATCGTGACCTAATTTTTTCTCTACAAATAGCATACTCTCTCCTTTACCAAACTCCTTCTATTGTACCACAAATCTGCTAAAATAGCCGGCCTATTCAGTACGAGATAGATTGCTGACGACGGTGATATTACGATTGGGAACAAAGTGAAGGGCTTGATCGTCACCTCGCAGTTGCGTTGTACGGATCCCTACGCTAACGACCTTTCCAGAAACGGTAATCGGTCCATTTGTGAGAACCACTTCATCACCCACATCAAGCTGGCGTTCAAAAAGGATGAAGAAGCCATTAATGACATCGGATAGAAAGCCTTGTGCCCCCATACCAATGGCCACCCCAGCAATCCCCGCACCAGCAAGGAGGCTAGAAACTGGAAGTCCTAAAATAGACAGGATGCAATAGAGCAAGAAGAAATAAAGAATGTAGTTAAAGACATTCTCTAGCAAACGAGAAATGGTCTTTTGCCTTCCTGCATCTCGATTGGAAAATTTAAGCGAGGGCTTGACAATCTTTCGTACAGTTGCATGAAGCATCTTTTTTGCTATATAAAATAGCAAAAACAAAATCAAAAGAGAAATCACCTTGGTCAAGAGATTCTCTAACATGGTTGTTAAATCAAGTTTATCAAAATAGCGTTGAAAAAAATCTTGCATATAAAACTCCTTTTTCCTATTATACCATAAAATCGTCCTTCTCTTTTCTTTCATAATTATTCAATTATTGTTCCTATTTTCAAAATATCACTTGCCTCCATAGCATATTTATACTATAATTATAAACAATACATTTGAAGGAGACTGCTATGAAACGAATCATTAGAGCCTGGATCAAGGCAAGCCTCATCAAACGAATCCTTATTGGAATGATTTTGGGAGCTACATTAGGGATGCTCTTTCCAAACCTTACAGGAATTGGTCTGCTTGGAGACCTCTTTGTAGGCGGACTGAAAGCCATCGCTCCTATTTTAGTTTTTGCCCTTGTTGCCAATGCCCTTTCCCAACACCAAAAGGGACAAAACACCAATATGAAGACGGTTATTTTCCTATACTTGCTTGGAACCTTTGCTGCTGCATTAG
This Streptococcus oralis DNA region includes the following protein-coding sequences:
- a CDS encoding YqeG family HAD IIIA-type phosphatase, whose product is MAIENYMPDFAVEAVYDLTVPSLQAQGIKAVLVDLDNTLIAWNNPDGTPEMKQWLHDLRDAGIRIIVVSNNTKKRVQRAVEKFGIDYVYWALKPFTFGIDRAMKEFHYEKNEVVMVGDQLMTDIRAAHRAGIRSILVKPLVQHDSIKTQINRARERRVMKQITEKYGPITYKKGI
- a CDS encoding magnesium transporter CorA family protein, with translation MLFVEKKLGHDCTWIDLDVDKIKNMEDLSDVYGLDKETIEYALDRNERAHMDYHRETGTVTFIYNVLDLEKDKEYYEAIPMTFIVEKQRLITISNHKNSYVIKRMATYLESHEVVSIYKFLFASLEIISNAYYPVIEEMDKSKDEISALLRQKTTKKNLFALSDLETGMVYLTAAAKQNRLLLEHIQGHALYRNFDEVEREQFDDAMIEAHQLVSMTDLISQVLQQLSSSYNNILNNNLNDNLTTLTIISVLLAILAVITGFFGMNVPLPFADEPNAWIYILIASLILWVVLAQCLKNIARN
- a CDS encoding mechanosensitive ion channel family protein, encoding MQDFFQRYFDKLDLTTMLENLLTKVISLLILFLLFYIAKKMLHATVRKIVKPSLKFSNRDAGRQKTISRLLENVFNYILYFFLLYCILSILGLPVSSLLAGAGIAGVAIGMGAQGFLSDVINGFFILFERQLDVGDEVVLTNGPITVSGKVVSVGIRTTQLRGDDQALHFVPNRNITVVSNLSRTE
- the yqeH gene encoding ribosome biogenesis GTPase YqeH, which produces MEEILCIGCGATIQTTDKAGLGFTPQSALEKGLETGEVYCQRCFRLRHYNEITDVQLTDDDFLKLLHEVGDSDALVVNVIDIFDFNGSVIPGLPRFVSGNDVLLVGNKKDILPKSVKPGKISQWLMERAHEEGLRPVDVVLTSAQNKHAIKEVIDKIEHYRKGRDVYVVGVTNVGKSTLINAIIQEITGDQNVITTSRFPGTTLDKIEIPLDDGSYIYDTPGIIHRHQMAHYLTAKNLKYVSPKKEIKPKTYQLNPEQTLFLGGLGRFDFIAGEKQGFTAFFDNELKLHRTKLEGASALYDKHLGTLLTPPNSKEKEDFPKLVQHVFTIKDKTDLVISGLGWIRVTGRAKVAVWAPEGVAVVTRKAII